The genomic DNA CGCGCCGGATCGTCACCGAGACGATTTCCGGCAGCACCGCCATTGCGCAGCGCCGCGGCTTTTCCCGGCTTATGGACAAGCTGGAGTCCGGCGACGTTCTAATCGTGACTAAGCTTGATCGCCTCGGCCGCGATGCGATCGACGTCAGCACCACGGTTAAGGCTCTGGCCGAAATGGGCGTGCGCGTCTATTGCCTTGCGCTCGGCGGCGCAGATCTCACCAGCTCGGCCGGCACGATGACCATGACCGTGCTCAACGCCGTCGCCCAGTTCGAGCGCGATTTGCTGATCGAGCGGACGCAATCCGGTCTCAAGCGCGCCAAATCGGAAGGAAAGGCCCTCGGCCGCCCCTCGACGCTCAGCGACAAACAGAAGCAGGATGTGCGCGACGATCTCGCAACTGGGATGAGCGTTTCAGCGATCGCCAGGAAATTCATGACCAGTCGTCAAACCATTATGCGGGTTCGAGACGAGGGTTCACGATCCGTTCGACCTTAGCGCAGGATTTTGAACAGATCTTGTTCCGACCCCTTGCAGGGCGCTCGCGATATTCACAGGGAACGCAATGAAAATGATCAAGCTTCTCACGGCCGGCGCATTTGCTGGTCTCGCTCTTACCGCAGGTCACGCATCGGCCTCCGTCCTCGATACGGTGAAGGAACGCGGTACGCTGAACTGCGGCACGGACAACACGGCGCCCGGCTTCGGTTACCTCAACACGACGACCGGGCCAGATGGAAGGTCTCGACGTCGATTTCTGCCGCGCCGTCGCGGCCGCCGTTCTCGGCGATGCCTCGAAGGTCAAGTTCGTCACCGTCACGGACAAGAGCCGCTTCGACGCAGTGCTCACCAACCAGGTCGACGTCGTCTTCGCGCACACGACCATCAAGCCGGCGCGCGAATCCTCGATCGCCATCGATTTCCTGCGATCAACTTCTACGATGGCACGGGCATCATGGTGAAGACGGATTCCGGCGTCAAGGAATTCGCCGATCTCGACGGCGCCACCTTCTGCACGACGCAGGGCTCCGTGACCGAGACGGTCCTAACCAGCGCCTTCAAGGCACGCGGCTGGGAAGGCTCTAAGGTTCTGACCTACGAAAACCTCGAAAAGCTTTTCGCCGCCCTCAATTCCGGCCGCTGCAACGCGATGAGCACCGACAAGTCGCGCTCGCCGCCTGGGCCGGCAATTCGCCGAAGCCCGACGACTACCTAATCCTGCCCGACACGCTCGACAAGTCGCCCTTCGGCGGCTTCGTCGCGGCGAACGATTCCAAGTGGGCAACGCGCTGCGCTGGATCACCCTACGTCTCTTCCAGGCTGAAGAATCCGAGATTACCCAGGCAAATCTCGAGGAGAAGCTGAAGAGCGAAGATCCCTTCGTCAGAAGTTCCTCGGCGTCGGCGGCGGCTATGGCAAGGACTTCGGCTTCCGGACGACTTCGTCGCGCAGGCGATCAAGGCTACCGGCAACTACGGCGAGATCTACGACCGTAACCTCGGCCGAACACCAAGATGTTCCTCGACCGCAAGGGCACGCCGAACGCCCAGTGGTCGCAGGGTGGCTCGATCTACTCGCCGCTCTGGAACTGATCTTCCCATGACCGGACCGGGGCGGCACGCCGCCCCAGTCCCTTCCTCGGTTCTGGTATCTCGACATGACTGTGCACCAAAGCGAACGCGCCCGGAAATGCGGCTGACGATGACGTTCTGGCCCGCCGCCGGCGCAACCGGATACGGTACGACGCCACCCAGTTCGCCATCATCGCGGCTGCTGTCGTCCTGGTGGTCCTTTGCCTATGCGGTAAAGGAAGGGCTTGCCCGTCACGGGATCAAATTCAGCTTCTCGTTCCTCTGGGATGCCGCCGGCTTCGACATCAGCGAAGGCAAGACCTTCGTCTTCGACGGCGGCTTCTGGCCGGCCTTCACGGATTTCACGTCGGACCGCCTGATCGCGCAGGCCTTCGTCGCAGGCATATTCAACACGATCAAGGTCGCCGTCCTCGCCATCGTGCTCAGCACCGTGCTCGGTACGATGCTCGGCGTCGGCCGGCTCTCGACGAACTGGGTGGTGCGCAATCTCTCCTTCTGGTGCGTGGAGTTCGTGCGCAACACGCCGCTCCTGATCCAGCTCGTCTTCTGGTACTTCGCCGTTGCCTGCATTTCCCGCCGATCGCCGCCGCCGCAAGTTCTATGGCGTCGTGATCAGCCAGCAGGGCCTCTATTTCCCGTGCCCCCTGGCAGGGAGGGGATTCGACGCTCGCCATCGGAACCGCGACCGCATTCTGGGTTGCGCTCCTCGGCCTGATTTTCGACCGCCACAAGTCTGTCCGCTGGATCTGCGCCGGCGCGGTAGTCTGCTTGCCGGCATCATGTTCTCGACCGGCATCCTGGCCTCGACGTGCCCGTCGCCTCGAAGTTCCAGGCGCGGCGGCTCGAGCATGAGCCCTGAAATGGCCGCGCTCCTCCTCGCCATCGTCGTCAACAGTGCTTCCTACATCGCGGAGATCGTGCGCGGCGCCATCGACGCGTTGCCGAAGGGGCAATGGGAGGCCGCGGCCTCGCTCAGCCTGACAAGCCGGGACGCGTCAACGATATCATCCTGCCGCAGGTTTTCCGCGTCGTGCTGCCGTCCTTCGGCAACCAGTATATCAGCCTGGCGAAGAACACGGGCGCTGGGCATCGCCATCGGCTATCCCGAACTCTTCAACATCTACGGCACCATTGCCAACCAGACGGTCACAGCCTCGAAGGCATCGTGATCGTGATGATGTCCTATCTGATCCTCAGCTGGGCCATAAGCGCCGCCGTCGGCTGCCCGACCGCCGCATGACCAAACGTGGAGCCTCGCGATGATCGCCAATTCCCTGAAATGGTCGCGGTACAACCTGTTCGGCAAACCGTTCGACGCCTTCTGTCTCTTACGGTCATCCCCGGTGTTCTCTGGCTCATCTGGCAGATCGTCCGCTGGGCATTGACGGTAGCGCAATGGGATATCATTCCGCGGAGCCAGCGCGTGCTCATGATCGGTATCTTCCCAGCCGATCAGGCATGGCGCGCTTGGGTCGCGATCATGATCGTCGCTGCCATGGTTGGTGCGGGGCTCGGATGCGTGTTCGCATTCAGGAAATATCACGCTGTCGCTACGTTTTCGCAGTTGAGGACTGCACACGCTTGAACCACGGCCATACCTTCATCCCTCGTGTCGTTCATTATGTTCGCGAATCCGGTTTCACGGTCGCTTCTCGCAATGACCGCTTCGAATGCTCCGGCTGAAGAATGAACGGCTCTGCTGCAAACTGCTGCGGCTTTTTGGGCAGCAAACCGGCGCTGTTAAGGGCTTCCATGCGCGGGCGCTCAAAGGGCTGACTTGAGCCTGATCGACTGCTGCCAAGCTGTTCTCGTAGGGAACGAAAGCCCCGCGATACCTACATTCCACGTCTCGATGACATCCAGCCATGAAATAGAAGGATAAAGACGCCTCCTGCGGAAGCGATCTAGGATGACGTTGAGATGCGCAGTTGCGGCGGCGTTGCACCTGGCTCCAAAAAGGGCAATGCGACGGGTTGACTTGTAGTGATCGAGATAACCGCGTCCTTTGCATCGGTTTTCTGCCAAGGAGCTTCGAAAGCAACGAGCGGGAAGGGAGCTTCAGGAGGTCTATGTGCGCTTGCGATACGTGCAGCGGATCAAGCAGCTCTGCGCAGTTGGCAGGATAAATTTCACTGATCTGCGAAGCATATCGCTGACGATGCGGATCGCGTTGATGGACTGAACAAAATGCGGGGGGAGACGCTGTACGACCTCTTTCATGCTCTCAATCGCATGGCGCTATAGTTCAGCGCCGTAAAGTTCTCGCCTGTCTCCATTTCTAGTCTCCTTGCCGTAGATCACTTCCAGAAGACCACGGGCATCCGCGTCTTCAATTGCTTTCAAAGCCGCGCATGTCCGGCGACATTTTCACGTTCTCGTGCGAAGCGCGCTTCAACATCGCGCTTGAGAGTTTGGATCAGCTCGTGCTTCTCGGCGGTAGGAAAGACGGCATAGTGCTCAGCGGCCGCGAAGGCGACGTGCGGGATCGTAAACTCGTCAAGCGTCGGTTCATCTACATGATCCGAAGGCATGGATCAGACTTCACAACATATTCGGGCTTGATGGGAATGCCTGTTTCCATATTGACGCAGCAAGGCGGGATGGGGATCATGCGGCATCAGCCAGATGGCGAATATGACCTCTTCGCCAGTGTGGTTTGACGGTCCAGCCGCCTCTCCCTTCCGGTTTTGTGATGCCTGTTGGCTGGCGCGAACATCGATCACGATCATTGGCCAATAGGCGGCTTTTTCTTCTGCAAGCGCTGCTTGTTCAAGCGCGCCGGGCAGGCTCTTCCCGGCGGATGGCTTGCGGAGTGGCAAGGGCGCCGATCAGCGCCGCTGACACACCAAAGCCCGTGTCCACGAGCAGTTGCGTCGAATCGTTGTCGGCGTGGCTGACAAGGACGTGCTTGTGATCGCCGCAAACTCTCTGTCCGACTTGATTCAGGAAGACCAAGCCATTGCGGCGATGATTTTCGAACATGACGCGCACGGAAAGCGAGACGAGCTTTCCATCGATAGGGCTCATATTTTCTCACAGAGAGCCGCCATATGGACGTGCTCATCGAGCACCTTCTGCACCCACGAGACCCAAAAAACATCGTGAGGGATAGGAGCAACTTCCGCGTCCATAGCTCGTTGGCAAAGTCTATGAATGTTTGGAGGTATCGTCTTTGGGGTCTGCATCGAGAAAGCTGAAGGTAAATTCGGCGGCGCTGGCGGCGCACGCCTCAACATGCCGGGCCATCTCATCGATCTCATTGGCTTCCATGGTCCATTGAGCGGTAGTGCGGATTTCAGGTGTTCGAGGCTGTGTGCAATCGCATTGATGGATCTCCGGTTTACGACTGACACATTGGTTTCGATCACGGTATCCTCCGCGATAGGCATGGCCGAGGCCGAGCTTGATCATCTGGTCTGCAATGTCTCCATGCTGCGTCATCACCTGCGTCAACACGCGGCCATAGCGATCTTCGCCTTGATCTCGGTATTGGATGCCGGGCGTGCTCATGAGACGCTGAAGCTGTTGGGTAGCGCGATCCGCAAGCGCTCGCTCCTGACCGCAACGAGCGCCTTCGCCAGCTTCTGGTGCGTCATAACCGACGATCCGTACTTAATGCCGTCCGCAGAACGTGTCTCCATCGACGATGCAGGTTATCCGCTTGCCCGTAGTGCAGATCGGCCATTGATCCTGTGCTGTTGCGGGTAATGAGGTGGTGAGTGCTGCGAGAGCAGCGATTCCAGCTCTGATATGCAATTCTTGCTCCCTTCAATTGTCCTCAGCTTCGCGCTCTTCGGCTGCTGCCTCGATCTTTTTCGCCAACTGTTTTTTTACCCGGCGTGTCGCGCCGGCATCTTTTTGATCGGGGAGGTAGTATTTCATGTAGGAAGAGGCCGTTTCGATATCCTTCTCAGTGTGGCCGAGCGCTTCTGCGAGAATGCGGCTTTCGTCTTCGACTTAGGCCGGAAAAACTGGTCCGCGATTTCCGCGTACAGTGCGCGAACGTTATGCGCCTTGATTTTCTTGGCTTCGATCACGTTCGGCGTGTCTTCGAGCGAGACTTTTGGCCAGAGTTTTTCGAGGATTTCGTCACGGACGGCGGGAAGGATGCACTTGGGGTTCGGAGCGCGCAGCAAGTCTGCTTTGAATTCGTCGCTCGTCATCTCGCGCCATATCTGGCCACTTTCACTGTAGCGGAGCACCATCCAAGCAAAATGACATCTCGCGCTTTTGTCAGCACGGGGATCGGAAACGACTGGTCGAATTGCGTCCCTCGTTTCCACGAGTCTTTGCCTGTCCGGAGAATAGGACGCGCCACGTCTCGTAGCCACGGCCACGGGTATGTTCTGTGTTCGTGGTCGGGTCTGCCATAATCGGCAGGGGCGAGAAGACGCCTTGGCAGAAGATTTCGAAAGGGCGACGGCCGTCAGGATACCGAGAGCCACGCCGATCTCGACGGCGCGTGTTCTCGATATATCAGAGGCCGTTTCACGAGCTGCTTGTTCCAAGGCGCTCCAAGAGGCGTCTGTGGCCGGAATAAGCTCCTTTGCGCGATCTAGGATATCCTGCCAGTGTGGCATAGGCACCAAGTCGCGGTGTTGCTCAACAATTGCATCTCGATATTGATGGATCGGGCCTTTTGGGCATCTTCGGGTGGTCTGACGATGGAAAGCGTTAGTTCATCATCCAGTCCGCGTCTGCGAAGCTCGTTGCGATAGGCGGCGGTTGTCGTCAGAACGGTGTTGCTCTTGAGGGTTTGCAGCATTTCGTCCAGCTCCGACT from Rhizobium oryzihabitans includes the following:
- a CDS encoding recombinase family protein, which produces MPRTFAYVRVSTIGQTTENQIQEIEAAGFQVEPRRIVTETISGSTAIAQRRGFSRLMDKLESGDVLIVTKLDRLGRDAIDVSTTVKALAEMGVRVYCLALGGADLTSSAGTMTMTVLNAVAQFERDLLIERTQSGLKRAKSEGKALGRPSTLSDKQKQDVRDDLATGMSVSAIARKFMTSRQTIMRVRDEGSRSVRP
- a CDS encoding ABC transporter permease subunit (The N-terminal region of this protein, as described by TIGR01726, is a three transmembrane segment that identifies a subfamily of ABC transporter permease subunits, which specificities that include histidine, arginine, glutamine, glutamate, L-cystine (sic), the opines (in Agrobacterium) octopine and nopaline, etc.) encodes the protein MTFWPAAGATGYGTTPPSSPSSRLLSSWWSFAYAVKEGLARHGIKFSFSFLWDAAGFDISEGKTFVFDGGFWPAFTDFTSDRLIAQAFVAGIFNTIKVAVLAIVLSTVLGTMLGVGRLSTNWVVRNLSFWCVEFVRNTPLLIQLVFWYFAVACISRRSPPPQVLWRRDQPAGPLFPVPPGREGIRRSPSEPRPHSGLRSSA
- a CDS encoding thermonuclease family protein is translated as MVGYDAPEAGEGARCGQERALADRATQQLQRLMSTPGIQYRDQGEDRYGRVLTQVMTQHGDIADQMIKLGLGHAYRGGYRDRNQCVSRKPEIHQCDCTQPRTPEIRTTAQWTMEANEIDEMARHVEACAASAAEFTFSFLDADPKDDTSKHS
- a CDS encoding protelomerase family protein, which produces METRDAIRPVVSDPRADKSARCHFAWMVLRYSESGQIWREMTSDEFKADLLRAPNPKCILPAVRDEILEKLWPKVSLEDTPNVIEAKKIKAHNVRALYAEIADQFFRPKSKTKAAFSQKRSATLRRISKRPLPT